The sequence TGCCGATGGTGGTTTGCTGTGAATCCCGGCGATGAGATCTAGCATGGGACAGGGGGAAGGATGCTGCAACCGGTCGCCGGCGAGCTTCAAACTCGACCGACAAGGCGTGACAGCAACCACATGGTGCTACAACTGTAGAGCCGGGGAGCTACATCTACGACTCGTTTTTTGGCTGGAATCGATGAACGCAGGGAGCGTGACGGGTCACCACGGCGAGTGCGGCGGCACTGGGTTGTCGGGTGGGGATGGGGTCTTGTGTGCGCTGCTACGACATTGCGTGAGAGAGGGAAGAAAGAAGACGCCGCGGGGCAAATCAAACGGCTGTCCGCAGCTGTATCGGGCGGCTGCAGGATGACCGGTCCAATTTATCATCGCCCTTCTATAAGTCACGTGCCGCTTCGATCTCTTCTCCTCCTCAGCCCGAGCGAGGCACCTCTCGTTCCCGTGAACGCTTCTCCGCCGCCCCTCTTCTCCATCTTCTCAGCCCTAGGCCCCAACTCTGCGTCCCATCCGGCTCTCCGGTCGCCCGTCTTCTCCATATTCTCAGCCCCAGCCGCCCCTACGGCCCCAGCCCGACTTCCCCACCCGCGCCGCCTCCCCCATTATCGCAGGTACCTCCCCCCCCTTTCTCCCTCTTCCCTCCCTGCTCCCTTCTCACAGGGTTCAAATTGATGGATTTCTATTTCGGTACTAGTTTGGTTCAGCTTGCTGCTGGGCGTATGCTGTGATCTGTGAATTCTTGCCCGAAAATTTTGATAGTCCAAGATTTAGTGTGATTTCACAGGGTGTGTTCTATCTCCTGCTCTGAATTTCTCTGAAACTATAAAGGTGGATCGTTGAGGGAGCTTGTACTAGAGTCAAATGTCAAATAGAGACCCCAAGTACATACCAATAAGCGTGAGCGCGCGGTCGGATTGCGCCGTGCCAATGAGCTATGACGTGCCGCTTCTCGGGGCGCAAGAGGCCAGGCGGCCGGGGAAGGCGCCGCACGGCGGGGGGCAAGACGACGGCAATGCCAGCTTCGTGCGAACTTGCCTCAACGGCACCAACGGCTTGGCAGGTCTGCATGCAATTTTTTGTTCGCGCAGTCATGCTGTTAATTCTCTTGGTTTCGCTTTTGCACCTTGTTTTGATTCACACCGTGCGACACTTGTTTTGAGTAGGTGTTGGGCTGCTGTCGATGCCGTACGCGCTCGCGGAGGGTGGATGGCTGAGCCTGGCGCTGCTCGCCGCCGTGGCCGCCACCTGCTGGTACACGGGCCTCCTCCTCGGGCGTTGCATGGCCGCTGACCAGGCAATCCGGACGTACCCGGACATCGGCGAGCGCGCCTTCGGCCGCCGGGGACGCCTGGTCGTGTCCGCCTTCATGTACGCCGAGCTCTACCTCGTCGCCATCGGCTTCCTCATCCTCGACGGCGACAACCTCGACAAGCTTTTCCCCGGCGCCAGCGTTCACCTGGGGCCCGTGTCGCTTGCGGGGAAGCAGCTGTTCGTCGTGCTGGTGGCGCTCATGGTCGCGCCCACGACGTGGCTGCGCAGTCTGGGCGTGCTCGCCTACGTCTCCGCTGCAGGCGTGTTCGCGTCGGTCGCCATCGTCCTCAGCGTGCTCTGGGCCGCGGCCGTCGACGGCGTCGGGTTCTCCGGGCGAGGCACTACCACGCCATTGCGGCTCACCGGCCTCCCCACCGCTCTCGGCCTCTACACCTTCTGCTACTGCACCCACGCGGTGTTCCCGACGCTGTACACATCCATGAAGCAAAAATCTCAGTTCCCAAAGGTAACAGTAATTTAGTATTCCCTTGCTTCACTGGTCTGCTGCTGAAGATGGATACTAACTTCTCTTCCTAATTAACCAGATGCTAGCGATATGCTTCGTGCTGTGCACGCTCAACTACGGCTCAATGGCCGTGCTGGGATACCTCATGTACGGCGACGGCGTGCAGTCCCAGGTGACGCTCAACCTACCGGCGGCGAGGCTCAGCTCCAAGATCGCCATATACACGACGGTGGTCATGCCTTTCTCGAAGTATGCACTGGTGGTCACGCCGATCGCGGTGGCCATCGAGGAGAGGTTTCGTGGCGTGGTAGGCGATGGAGCCGCGGCCTCCGTGGCGGTGAGGACGCTGCTGGTGCTGAGCACGGTGGTCGTCGCGATCGCGCTGCCCTTCTTCGGGTACCTCATGGCGCTGGTGGGTTCCCTGCTCAGCGTGTGCGCGTGCATGCTGCTGCCGTGCCTCTGCTATGTCAGGATCTTCGGAGCTACATCTCTCACGGCTTTGGAGACGGCGTCGATCGTCGGAATACTGGTGTTGGGCTTGCTGGTGGCTATAACAGGGACGTACTCTTCTCTTGTGCAAATTATCCATGAGTTGCAAGTGGGAGTGTAAAATGTCTAATTCTTTTCTTTAGCTTATCTTTTAGATGAACTGGTTAAATGATATGCAATTTAATACTAGTATCAGCGAGGCCTCCATATGCTCTGCATCGTGTTTCTTGTTTCAGCAGCCGAATGCATTTCGCAAAAAAGGAAATCATAAGAAGAAATGAATTAGTGGCAATGGTATTACCCtcaaaagaagaaagaaaatgtAACGAAATTATTATGTGGACGACTTCGTCTGGACGAGCTGTGAACGATGGAGGATCGAATGGTGATAGTCAGCTTTCCCTCTATGCATGGATGGCCTGACGTGTTGTATCATGCACAAATCGTCCAGATTCTATCGTGTGTGTAGCAGCGTTCAAAATGTAATGataactaaatcaaaattaaaaTAATAATTTTTTCTATGAAACAATGAATTAGTGGCATCGGTATTTCActttaagaagaaagaaaacaaaacttGCACACAATTACACTGAAATCGCACTTTTTTAGCATGAAAAAAACAATCATATAATAGTACAATTTTCACATATATTTTATAGTAttcatgtgtgtgtgtgtgtgtgtgtgtatatatatatattagatTCACCCAACACCTAAAAACACCCCCCACACAAAAACCTGACTaataaagaaaaaaaggaaaaaaaaagtaaaaacggaaaaataaaaaaggaacaaagggggagagggggagaggggagggCTGGGGTAATGGGCTTTAGACCATTTAGGAATTGACTGGCCCAAATATGTGGTCAGTAA comes from Triticum urartu cultivar G1812 unplaced genomic scaffold, Tu2.1 TuUngrouped_contig_6549, whole genome shotgun sequence and encodes:
- the LOC125530771 gene encoding amino acid transporter AVT1I-like, which codes for MSNRDPKYIPISVSARSDCAVPMSYDVPLLGAQEARRPGKAPHGGGQDDGNASFVRTCLNGTNGLAGVGLLSMPYALAEGGWLSLALLAAVAATCWYTGLLLGRCMAADQAIRTYPDIGERAFGRRGRLVVSAFMYAELYLVAIGFLILDGDNLDKLFPGASVHLGPVSLAGKQLFVVLVALMVAPTTWLRSLGVLAYVSAAGVFASVAIVLSVLWAAAVDGVGFSGRGTTTPLRLTGLPTALGLYTFCYCTHAVFPTLYTSMKQKSQFPKMLAICFVLCTLNYGSMAVLGYLMYGDGVQSQVTLNLPAARLSSKIAIYTTVVMPFSKYALVVTPIAVAIEERFRGVVGDGAAASVAVRTLLVLSTVVVAIALPFFGYLMALVGSLLSVCACMLLPCLCYVRIFGATSLTALETASIVGILVLGLLVAITGTYSSLVQIIHELQVGV